One region of Salvelinus namaycush isolate Seneca chromosome 3, SaNama_1.0, whole genome shotgun sequence genomic DNA includes:
- the prf1.3 gene encoding perforin-1.3 — MPVNLLLFLILFLPVCHGCHTGSFTDCQKAPFVPGHNLAGEGFNIVKMQTSGAFVVDVRKFMVGGHNGNCTLCTNTLMDNQVQKLPLSVLDWRTKVTCRRSLSSQMYESSLSVLKETANSASISWKVGLGIKGIAGVAVGGTHSKTAMFAKGHSTKDKFSFTSHEFKCEYYTFRLRTQPPLSQEFHDSLKKLPCTYTQKTAPAYSHFISIYGTHYIRKVHLGGRVHSTTAIRTCEMAMSGLSLHSVSNCLGVEASGTIKGVTISAETEYCKSQSKKLKTGASFGATFSDRVTEVQGGNFEDEDILFNPDKKSGYKTWLKSLNKVPGVVSYQLSSLHFLARDNPILKTNLRNAIRDYIQKYAVSTSCPSACKTGRRNKDCACTCSGHRNVDSNCCPSKPGVARMNVTVVRATGLWGDYFSKTDGYVKVFYGKQGGSTPVIWNNDFPYWNYMIQYGTVDLNSKQTLYFEVWDRDNRWNDNLLGKGSITPQRGMKVNQGFKLKHGTLYVSLSVVCGPSLKGAFCHQYAPSPGSQGRLSYVHDWDRETETLPTLFQGSHSTRNRTFL; from the exons ATGCCTGTCAACCTTCtactcttcctcatcctcttcctccctgtgtgTCATGGCTGCCACACTGGCTCCTTCACCGACTGCCAAAAGGCTCCGTTTGTCCCCGGCCACAACCTGGCCGGAGAGGGTTTCAACATTGTCAAGATGCAGACCTCCGGCGCCTTTGTGGTGGATGTGCGGAAGTTCATGGTCGGTGGGCACAATGGTAACTGCACCCTGTGCACCAACACTCTGATGGACAACCAGGTCCAGAAATTACCGCTCTCCGTACTGGACTGGCGCACAAAGGTGACGTGTCGTCGGAGCCTCAGCAGCCAGATGTATGAGTCGAGCCTCTCCGTTCTGAAGGAGACCGCTAACTCTGCCAGCATCAGCTGGAAGGTTGGCTTGGGAATCAAGGGCATTGCTGGGGTTGCTGTTGGAGGCACACACTCCAAAACTGCCATGTTCGCAAAAGGCCACTCCACCAAAGACAAGTTCTCTTTCACCAGTCATGAATTCAAATGCGAATATTACAC CTTTCGCCTCCGAACCCAACCTCCCCTGAGCCAGGAGTTTCATGACTCCCTAAAAAAACTCCCCTGCACGTACACTCAAAAGACCGCCCCTGCCTACAGCCACTTCATCTCCATCTATGGTACCCACTACATCCGCAAGGTGCACCTGGGGGGCCGGGTGCACTCCACCACAGCCATACGCACCTGTGAGATGGCCATGAGCGGCCTCTCCCTCCATTCTGTCAGCAACTGTCTGGGGGTGGAAGCCAGTGGCACCATCAAGGGTGTCACGATCAGCGCCGAGACCGAGTACTGCAAGTCCCAGAGCAAAAAACTGAAGACAGGCGCAAGCTTCGGAGCCACCTTCTCAGACCGCGTCACCGAAGTGCAGGGCGGCAACTTCGAGGATGAGGACATCCTCTTCAACCCTGACAAGAAGTCTGGCTATAAAACCTGGCTGAAGTCCTTGAATAAGGTCCCTGGTGTGGTCTCCTACCAGCTCAGCTCCCTGCACTTCCTGGCCAGAGACAACCCCATCCTTAAGACCAACCTGCGCAATGCCATCAGAGACTACATCCAAAAGTACGCTGTGTCCACCTCCTGCCCTTCTGCTTGCAAGACAGGGAGACGCAACAAAGACTGCGCCTGTACGTGTAGCGGTCACAGGAATGTGGACTCCAACTGCTGCCCCAGTAAACCGGGCGTGGCCAGGATGAATGTGACGGTGGTCCGAGCTACGGGGCTCTGGGGCGACTACTTCTCTAAGACAGACGGCTACGTCAAGGTCTTCTACGGAAAGCAAGGCGGTTCCACTCCTGTGATCTGGAACAATGACTTCCCCTACTGGAACTATATGATTCAGTATGGAACGGTGGATTTGAATAGTAAACA AACCTTGTACTTTGAGGTGTGGGACCGCGACAACAGATGGAACGATAACCTGCTAGGAAAGGGCTCCATAACCCCTCAAAGGGGCATGAAAGTCAATCAAGGGTTCAAGTTGAAACACGGCACACTTTATGTCTCCCTGTCTGTGGTTTGTGGCCCCAGCCTTAAAGGAGCCTTCTGTCATCAGTATGCCCCCTCCCCTGGGTCCCAGGGTAGGCTGAGTTACGTCCAtgactgggacagagagacagagacgttACCCACCCTCTTCCAGGGTTCTCACAGTACCCGGAACAGGACCTTCCTGTGA